The following are encoded together in the Culex pipiens pallens isolate TS chromosome 1, TS_CPP_V2, whole genome shotgun sequence genome:
- the LOC120415639 gene encoding exportin-7 isoform X4 — MDVQQLELLCKQFYESQDGQARAEAEKALYLFQEDPDALPKCQQLLERSNSGYSQLLAATTLTKLVSKNIQALSMQQRVDIRNYILNYLATHPNLQSFVIQALIALLVKITKLCWVDLYEDEYVFRNIVSDVKEFLGGSVEHCMIGVQILSQLTVEMNQLAETACNLTFTKHRKIACLYRDSQLYDIFILSCTLLSQAKDNCCKTATASQYMDEAQHGLFTHLLNLARNCLSFDFVGTSADESADDMSTVHIPTNWRPAFLESDSVKLFFDLYHVLPARLSCLALSCLVQITSIRRSIFNNTERIKFLAKLVKGATDILKSSHGLSDPENYHEFCRLLARLKSNFQLGELVTVENYPEAIQLIAKFTVQSLQMWQFAPNSIHYLLSLWQRLIASLPYVKSSEPHFLDTYTPEVTKAYVTSKLESVPVILREGLEDPLDDTGMVQQQLEQFSTIGRCEYEKTCALLIQLFDQTAGRYQEILSSPPTSATHHLDIQTCEGQLTWLVYIIGAAISGRISYSHDDHDLLDGDMIIRVLQLMTLTDSRLPACGCEKLEFAIMCFLEQVRKVYINEHLQKLKMFKRLSEVLGVNDETTLLTVISRKIITNLKYFGHSEQIIRKTLTLLNDLTLTFSSIRRLIKLDEIQFMLNNHTREHFSFLGTGAVSASRCRSMFYTCLGRLLMVDLSEDVERFNTFMMPLTNTIENMVMMSFPSEEARKELIGLSRDLRGLTHAFNAKNPYMMLFDWFYPDYSPLLIRAIELWAHDPAVTTPVLKLFAELVYNRSQRLQFDVSSPNGILLFRETSKLICCYGERILSLEVPKEQIYPMKLKGYAVCFQMLKAILSGNYVNFGVFKLYGDDALDNVLNMTAKLILSIAHDDILVYPKLSQAYYILIECLAQDHITYLSTLEPPVFLYILESISKGLNALDVLVGSGCCATLDYIVTYIFKQLQLKEKHMLLVTTFPNKKVRQSVLPENNVFLKVMELHPEILQNLLSTLLNIVMYDDCKNQWSMSRPLLVLLLLYEDYFRQLRENIIHSQSLEKQQSMACLFDALMDGIERNLHIRNRDRFTQNLSAFRRDLNDSLKSANNLANSSSVNEMLD; from the exons ATG GATGTGCAACAGTTGGAGTTGCTGTGCAAGCAGTTCTACGAATCGCAGGACGGGCAAGCGCGGGCGGAAGCGGAAAAGGCCCTGTATCTGTTTCAGGAGGATCCGGATGCGTTGCCCAAGTGTCAGCAGCTGCTGGAGCGGAGCAACTCCGGCTACTCGCAGTTGCTGGCGGCGACGACGCTGACGAAGCTGGTGTCGAAGAACATCCAGGCGCTGAGCATGCAGCAACGGGTCGACATCCGGAACTACATCCTGAACTATTTGGCCACCCATCCAAACCTGCAGTCGTTTGTGATTCAGGCGCTAATTGCGCTGTTGGTCAAGATTACCAAGCTGTGCTGGGTTGATTTGTACGAGGATGAGTACGTCTTCAGGAACATCGTGTCGGACGTTAAGGAGTTTCTCGGTGGTTCCGTGGAGCATTGCATGATTGGAGTGCAGATTCTCTCCCAGCTGACGGTCGAGATGAACCAGCTGGCGGAAACGGCGTGTAATTTAACGTTCACCAAACATCGCAAGATTGCATGTCTGTACCGAGACTCGCAGCTGTACGACATCTTCATTCTGTCCTGCACGTTGCTCAGCCAGGCCAAGGACAACTGCTGCAAAACGGCCACCGCAAGCCAGTACATGGACGAGGCTCAGCACGGACTGTTTACGCATCTGCTGAACCTGGCCCGCAACTGTCTCAGCTTTGACTTTGTGGGCACCTCGGCGGACGAATCTGCCGACGACATGTCTACCGTGCACATCCCGACCAACTGGCGGCCGGCCTTTCTCGAGTCGGACTCTGTGAAGCTGTTTTTCGACCTGTACCACGTCCTACCGGCACGGCTTTCCTGCTTGGCCCTGTCCTGCCTGGTCCAAATTACCTCGATCCGGCGATCGATCTTCAACAACACCGAACGCATCAAGTTCCTGGCGAAGCTCGTCAAGGGAGCTACCGACATCCTGAAATCATCCCACGGTCTCAGCGATCCGGAAAATTACCACGAATTCTGCCGCCTGCTGGCCCGGCTCAAGTCCAACTTCCAGCTCGGGGAACTCGTCACCGTCGAAAACTATCCGGAAGCAATCCAACTAATCGCCAAGTTCACCGTTCAATCGCTACAGATGTGGCAATTCGCCCCGAACAGCATTCACTACCTTCTTTCGCTGTGGCAGCGCCTAATCGCCTCCCTGCCGTACGTGAAATCCTCCGAGCCGCACTTCCTGGACACGTACACGCCCGAGGTCACCAAGGCGTACGTCACGTCCAAGCTCGAATCCGTGCCGGTCATCCTGCGCGAAGGTCTCGAAGATCCACTGGACGACACCGGAATGGTTCAGCAGCAGCTCGAGCAGTTCTCGACGATCGGACGGTGCGAGTACGAAAAGACCTGCGCCTTGCTCATCCAACTGTTCGACCAAACCGCCGGTCGCTACCAGGAAATCCTCTCCTCACCTCCGACCTCCGCCACCCACCATCTGGACATCCAAACGTGCGAGGGACAGCTCACCTGGCTCGTGTACATCATCGGTGCCGCCATCAGCGGACGCATTTCCTACTCGCACGACGATCACGACCTCCTGGACGGCGACATGATCATCCGCGTGCTCCAGCTGATGACCCTGACCGATTCGCGCCTCCCCGCTTGCGGCTGCGAAAAGCTCGAATTCGCCATCATGTGCTTCCTCGAGCAGGTCCGCAAGGTGTACATCAACGAGCACCTGCAGAAGCTCAAGATGTTCAAGCGGCTGTCGGAGGTGCTGGGCGTGAACGACGAGACGACGCTGCTGACCGTCATCAGCAGGAAGATCATCACCAACCTCAAGTACTTTGGCCACTCGGAGCAGATCATCCGGAAGACGCTGACGCTGCTGAACGATCTGACGCTGACGTTCAGCTCGATCCGGCGCCTGATCAAGCTCGACGAGATACAGTTTATGCTGAACAATCACACG cGCGAGCACTTTTCCTTCCTCGGAACGGGCGCCGTCAGTGCGTCCCGCTGCCGCAGCATGTTCTACACCTGTCTGGGCCGGCTGCTGATGGTGGACCTGTCCGAGGACGTCGAGCGGTTCAACACGTTCATGATGCCGCTGACGAACACGATCGAGAACATGGTCATGATGAGCTTCCCGAGCGAGGAAGCCCGCAAGGAGCTGATCGGGCTGTCGCGCGATCTGCGCGGGTTGACGCACGCGTTCAACGCGAAGAACCCGTACATGATGCTGTTCGATTGGTT CTATCCCGACTATTCGCCCCTGTTGATTCGTGCCATCGAGCTGTGGGCACACGATCCGGCCGTCACTACGCCGGTGTTGAAGCTGTTTGCTGAGCTGGTGTACAACCGATCGCAGCGGTTGCAGTTTGACGTGTCTAGCCCGAACGGAATTCTCTTATTCCGGGAGACGTCTAAGCTGATTTGCTGCTACG GTGAGCGAATCCTGTCGCTGGAGGTGCCCAAAGAGCAGATCTACCCGATGAAGCTGAAGGGGTACGCAGTGTGCTTCCAGATGCTGAAGGCGATTCTCAGCGGCAACTACGTGAACTTTGGGGTGTTCAAACTGTACGGGGACGACGCGCTGGACAACGTGCTGAACATGACCGCCAAGCTGATCCTGTCGATCGCGCACGACGACATTCTG GTTTACCCCAAACTGTCCCAGGCGTACTACATTCTGATCGAGTGCCTCGCTCAGGACCACATCACCTACCTGTCCACGCTGGAACCGCCCGTGTTTCTGTACATCCTCGAGAGTATATCCAAGGGATTGAATGCGTTAG ACGTACTCGTCGGTTCCGGTTGCTGCGCAACGTTGGACTACATCGTGACGTACATTTTCAAGCAGTTGCAGCTAAAAG AAAAGCACATGCTGCTGGTGACGACATTCCCGAACAAAAAGGTGCGCCAGAGCGTCCTGCCGGAGAACAACGTGTTCCTGAAGGTGATGGAGCTGCACCCGGAGATCCTGCAGAACCTGCTGTCGACGCTGCTCAACATCGTCATGTACGACGACTGCAAGAACCAGTGGTCGATGTCGCGGCCGCTGCTGGTGCTGCTCCTGCTGTACGAGGACTACTTTAG ACAACTCCGCGAAAACATCATCCACTCGCAGTCGCTCGAGAAGCAGCAGTCGATGGCCTGCCTGTTTGACGCGCTCATGGACGGCATCGAGCGGAATCTGCACATTCGAAATCGGGACAG ATTCACCCAGAACCTGTCGGCGTTCCGGCGCGATCTCAACGATTCCCTCAAGTCGGCAAACAACCTGGCCAACAGTTCGTCGGTGAACGAAATG CTTgactaa
- the LOC120415639 gene encoding exportin-7 isoform X1 gives MDVQQLELLCKQFYESQDGQARAEAEKALYLFQEDPDALPKCQQLLERSNSGYSQLLAATTLTKLVSKNIQALSMQQRVDIRNYILNYLATHPNLQSFVIQALIALLVKITKLCWVDLYEDEYVFRNIVSDVKEFLGGSVEHCMIGVQILSQLTVEMNQLAETACNLTFTKHRKIACLYRDSQLYDIFILSCTLLSQAKDNCCKTATASQYMDEAQHGLFTHLLNLARNCLSFDFVGTSADESADDMSTVHIPTNWRPAFLESDSVKLFFDLYHVLPARLSCLALSCLVQITSIRRSIFNNTERIKFLAKLVKGATDILKSSHGLSDPENYHEFCRLLARLKSNFQLGELVTVENYPEAIQLIAKFTVQSLQMWQFAPNSIHYLLSLWQRLIASLPYVKSSEPHFLDTYTPEVTKAYVTSKLESVPVILREGLEDPLDDTGMVQQQLEQFSTIGRCEYEKTCALLIQLFDQTAGRYQEILSSPPTSATHHLDIQTCEGQLTWLVYIIGAAISGRISYSHDDHDLLDGDMIIRVLQLMTLTDSRLPACGCEKLEFAIMCFLEQVRKVYINEHLQKLKMFKRLSEVLGVNDETTLLTVISRKIITNLKYFGHSEQIIRKTLTLLNDLTLTFSSIRRLIKLDEIQFMLNNHTREHFSFLGTGAVSASRCRSMFYTCLGRLLMVDLSEDVERFNTFMMPLTNTIENMVMMSFPSEEARKELIGLSRDLRGLTHAFNAKNPYMMLFDWFYPDYSPLLIRAIELWAHDPAVTTPVLKLFAELVYNRSQRLQFDVSSPNGILLFRETSKLICCYGERILSLEVPKEQIYPMKLKGYAVCFQMLKAILSGNYVNFGVFKLYGDDALDNVLNMTAKLILSIAHDDILVYPKLSQAYYILIECLAQDHITYLSTLEPPVFLYILESISKGLNALDVLVGSGCCATLDYIVTYIFKQLQLKEKHMLLVTTFPNKKVRQSVLPENNVFLKVMELHPEILQNLLSTLLNIVMYDDCKNQWSMSRPLLVLLLLYEDYFRQLRENIIHSQSLEKQQSMACLFDALMDGIERNLHIRNRDRFTQNLSAFRRDLNDSLKSANNLANSSSVNEMMPEYFSV, from the exons ATG GATGTGCAACAGTTGGAGTTGCTGTGCAAGCAGTTCTACGAATCGCAGGACGGGCAAGCGCGGGCGGAAGCGGAAAAGGCCCTGTATCTGTTTCAGGAGGATCCGGATGCGTTGCCCAAGTGTCAGCAGCTGCTGGAGCGGAGCAACTCCGGCTACTCGCAGTTGCTGGCGGCGACGACGCTGACGAAGCTGGTGTCGAAGAACATCCAGGCGCTGAGCATGCAGCAACGGGTCGACATCCGGAACTACATCCTGAACTATTTGGCCACCCATCCAAACCTGCAGTCGTTTGTGATTCAGGCGCTAATTGCGCTGTTGGTCAAGATTACCAAGCTGTGCTGGGTTGATTTGTACGAGGATGAGTACGTCTTCAGGAACATCGTGTCGGACGTTAAGGAGTTTCTCGGTGGTTCCGTGGAGCATTGCATGATTGGAGTGCAGATTCTCTCCCAGCTGACGGTCGAGATGAACCAGCTGGCGGAAACGGCGTGTAATTTAACGTTCACCAAACATCGCAAGATTGCATGTCTGTACCGAGACTCGCAGCTGTACGACATCTTCATTCTGTCCTGCACGTTGCTCAGCCAGGCCAAGGACAACTGCTGCAAAACGGCCACCGCAAGCCAGTACATGGACGAGGCTCAGCACGGACTGTTTACGCATCTGCTGAACCTGGCCCGCAACTGTCTCAGCTTTGACTTTGTGGGCACCTCGGCGGACGAATCTGCCGACGACATGTCTACCGTGCACATCCCGACCAACTGGCGGCCGGCCTTTCTCGAGTCGGACTCTGTGAAGCTGTTTTTCGACCTGTACCACGTCCTACCGGCACGGCTTTCCTGCTTGGCCCTGTCCTGCCTGGTCCAAATTACCTCGATCCGGCGATCGATCTTCAACAACACCGAACGCATCAAGTTCCTGGCGAAGCTCGTCAAGGGAGCTACCGACATCCTGAAATCATCCCACGGTCTCAGCGATCCGGAAAATTACCACGAATTCTGCCGCCTGCTGGCCCGGCTCAAGTCCAACTTCCAGCTCGGGGAACTCGTCACCGTCGAAAACTATCCGGAAGCAATCCAACTAATCGCCAAGTTCACCGTTCAATCGCTACAGATGTGGCAATTCGCCCCGAACAGCATTCACTACCTTCTTTCGCTGTGGCAGCGCCTAATCGCCTCCCTGCCGTACGTGAAATCCTCCGAGCCGCACTTCCTGGACACGTACACGCCCGAGGTCACCAAGGCGTACGTCACGTCCAAGCTCGAATCCGTGCCGGTCATCCTGCGCGAAGGTCTCGAAGATCCACTGGACGACACCGGAATGGTTCAGCAGCAGCTCGAGCAGTTCTCGACGATCGGACGGTGCGAGTACGAAAAGACCTGCGCCTTGCTCATCCAACTGTTCGACCAAACCGCCGGTCGCTACCAGGAAATCCTCTCCTCACCTCCGACCTCCGCCACCCACCATCTGGACATCCAAACGTGCGAGGGACAGCTCACCTGGCTCGTGTACATCATCGGTGCCGCCATCAGCGGACGCATTTCCTACTCGCACGACGATCACGACCTCCTGGACGGCGACATGATCATCCGCGTGCTCCAGCTGATGACCCTGACCGATTCGCGCCTCCCCGCTTGCGGCTGCGAAAAGCTCGAATTCGCCATCATGTGCTTCCTCGAGCAGGTCCGCAAGGTGTACATCAACGAGCACCTGCAGAAGCTCAAGATGTTCAAGCGGCTGTCGGAGGTGCTGGGCGTGAACGACGAGACGACGCTGCTGACCGTCATCAGCAGGAAGATCATCACCAACCTCAAGTACTTTGGCCACTCGGAGCAGATCATCCGGAAGACGCTGACGCTGCTGAACGATCTGACGCTGACGTTCAGCTCGATCCGGCGCCTGATCAAGCTCGACGAGATACAGTTTATGCTGAACAATCACACG cGCGAGCACTTTTCCTTCCTCGGAACGGGCGCCGTCAGTGCGTCCCGCTGCCGCAGCATGTTCTACACCTGTCTGGGCCGGCTGCTGATGGTGGACCTGTCCGAGGACGTCGAGCGGTTCAACACGTTCATGATGCCGCTGACGAACACGATCGAGAACATGGTCATGATGAGCTTCCCGAGCGAGGAAGCCCGCAAGGAGCTGATCGGGCTGTCGCGCGATCTGCGCGGGTTGACGCACGCGTTCAACGCGAAGAACCCGTACATGATGCTGTTCGATTGGTT CTATCCCGACTATTCGCCCCTGTTGATTCGTGCCATCGAGCTGTGGGCACACGATCCGGCCGTCACTACGCCGGTGTTGAAGCTGTTTGCTGAGCTGGTGTACAACCGATCGCAGCGGTTGCAGTTTGACGTGTCTAGCCCGAACGGAATTCTCTTATTCCGGGAGACGTCTAAGCTGATTTGCTGCTACG GTGAGCGAATCCTGTCGCTGGAGGTGCCCAAAGAGCAGATCTACCCGATGAAGCTGAAGGGGTACGCAGTGTGCTTCCAGATGCTGAAGGCGATTCTCAGCGGCAACTACGTGAACTTTGGGGTGTTCAAACTGTACGGGGACGACGCGCTGGACAACGTGCTGAACATGACCGCCAAGCTGATCCTGTCGATCGCGCACGACGACATTCTG GTTTACCCCAAACTGTCCCAGGCGTACTACATTCTGATCGAGTGCCTCGCTCAGGACCACATCACCTACCTGTCCACGCTGGAACCGCCCGTGTTTCTGTACATCCTCGAGAGTATATCCAAGGGATTGAATGCGTTAG ACGTACTCGTCGGTTCCGGTTGCTGCGCAACGTTGGACTACATCGTGACGTACATTTTCAAGCAGTTGCAGCTAAAAG AAAAGCACATGCTGCTGGTGACGACATTCCCGAACAAAAAGGTGCGCCAGAGCGTCCTGCCGGAGAACAACGTGTTCCTGAAGGTGATGGAGCTGCACCCGGAGATCCTGCAGAACCTGCTGTCGACGCTGCTCAACATCGTCATGTACGACGACTGCAAGAACCAGTGGTCGATGTCGCGGCCGCTGCTGGTGCTGCTCCTGCTGTACGAGGACTACTTTAG ACAACTCCGCGAAAACATCATCCACTCGCAGTCGCTCGAGAAGCAGCAGTCGATGGCCTGCCTGTTTGACGCGCTCATGGACGGCATCGAGCGGAATCTGCACATTCGAAATCGGGACAG ATTCACCCAGAACCTGTCGGCGTTCCGGCGCGATCTCAACGATTCCCTCAAGTCGGCAAACAACCTGGCCAACAGTTCGTCGGTGAACGAAATG ATGCCAGAATATTTTTCAGTTTAG
- the LOC120415639 gene encoding exportin-7 isoform X2 has protein sequence MDVQQLELLCKQFYESQDGQARAEAEKALYLFQEDPDALPKCQQLLERSNSGYSQLLAATTLTKLVSKNIQALSMQQRVDIRNYILNYLATHPNLQSFVIQALIALLVKITKLCWVDLYEDEYVFRNIVSDVKEFLGGSVEHCMIGVQILSQLTVEMNQLAETACNLTFTKHRKIACLYRDSQLYDIFILSCTLLSQAKDNCCKTATASQYMDEAQHGLFTHLLNLARNCLSFDFVGTSADESADDMSTVHIPTNWRPAFLESDSVKLFFDLYHVLPARLSCLALSCLVQITSIRRSIFNNTERIKFLAKLVKGATDILKSSHGLSDPENYHEFCRLLARLKSNFQLGELVTVENYPEAIQLIAKFTVQSLQMWQFAPNSIHYLLSLWQRLIASLPYVKSSEPHFLDTYTPEVTKAYVTSKLESVPVILREGLEDPLDDTGMVQQQLEQFSTIGRCEYEKTCALLIQLFDQTAGRYQEILSSPPTSATHHLDIQTCEGQLTWLVYIIGAAISGRISYSHDDHDLLDGDMIIRVLQLMTLTDSRLPACGCEKLEFAIMCFLEQVRKVYINEHLQKLKMFKRLSEVLGVNDETTLLTVISRKIITNLKYFGHSEQIIRKTLTLLNDLTLTFSSIRRLIKLDEIQFMLNNHTREHFSFLGTGAVSASRCRSMFYTCLGRLLMVDLSEDVERFNTFMMPLTNTIENMVMMSFPSEEARKELIGLSRDLRGLTHAFNAKNPYMMLFDWFYPDYSPLLIRAIELWAHDPAVTTPVLKLFAELVYNRSQRLQFDVSSPNGILLFRETSKLICCYGERILSLEVPKEQIYPMKLKGYAVCFQMLKAILSGNYVNFGVFKLYGDDALDNVLNMTAKLILSIAHDDILVYPKLSQAYYILIECLAQDHITYLSTLEPPVFLYILESISKGLNALDVLVGSGCCATLDYIVTYIFKQLQLKEKHMLLVTTFPNKKVRQSVLPENNVFLKVMELHPEILQNLLSTLLNIVMYDDCKNQWSMSRPLLVLLLLYEDYFRQLRENIIHSQSLEKQQSMACLFDALMDGIERNLHIRNRDRFTQNLSAFRRDLNDSLKSANNLANSSSVNEMLTVYY, from the exons ATG GATGTGCAACAGTTGGAGTTGCTGTGCAAGCAGTTCTACGAATCGCAGGACGGGCAAGCGCGGGCGGAAGCGGAAAAGGCCCTGTATCTGTTTCAGGAGGATCCGGATGCGTTGCCCAAGTGTCAGCAGCTGCTGGAGCGGAGCAACTCCGGCTACTCGCAGTTGCTGGCGGCGACGACGCTGACGAAGCTGGTGTCGAAGAACATCCAGGCGCTGAGCATGCAGCAACGGGTCGACATCCGGAACTACATCCTGAACTATTTGGCCACCCATCCAAACCTGCAGTCGTTTGTGATTCAGGCGCTAATTGCGCTGTTGGTCAAGATTACCAAGCTGTGCTGGGTTGATTTGTACGAGGATGAGTACGTCTTCAGGAACATCGTGTCGGACGTTAAGGAGTTTCTCGGTGGTTCCGTGGAGCATTGCATGATTGGAGTGCAGATTCTCTCCCAGCTGACGGTCGAGATGAACCAGCTGGCGGAAACGGCGTGTAATTTAACGTTCACCAAACATCGCAAGATTGCATGTCTGTACCGAGACTCGCAGCTGTACGACATCTTCATTCTGTCCTGCACGTTGCTCAGCCAGGCCAAGGACAACTGCTGCAAAACGGCCACCGCAAGCCAGTACATGGACGAGGCTCAGCACGGACTGTTTACGCATCTGCTGAACCTGGCCCGCAACTGTCTCAGCTTTGACTTTGTGGGCACCTCGGCGGACGAATCTGCCGACGACATGTCTACCGTGCACATCCCGACCAACTGGCGGCCGGCCTTTCTCGAGTCGGACTCTGTGAAGCTGTTTTTCGACCTGTACCACGTCCTACCGGCACGGCTTTCCTGCTTGGCCCTGTCCTGCCTGGTCCAAATTACCTCGATCCGGCGATCGATCTTCAACAACACCGAACGCATCAAGTTCCTGGCGAAGCTCGTCAAGGGAGCTACCGACATCCTGAAATCATCCCACGGTCTCAGCGATCCGGAAAATTACCACGAATTCTGCCGCCTGCTGGCCCGGCTCAAGTCCAACTTCCAGCTCGGGGAACTCGTCACCGTCGAAAACTATCCGGAAGCAATCCAACTAATCGCCAAGTTCACCGTTCAATCGCTACAGATGTGGCAATTCGCCCCGAACAGCATTCACTACCTTCTTTCGCTGTGGCAGCGCCTAATCGCCTCCCTGCCGTACGTGAAATCCTCCGAGCCGCACTTCCTGGACACGTACACGCCCGAGGTCACCAAGGCGTACGTCACGTCCAAGCTCGAATCCGTGCCGGTCATCCTGCGCGAAGGTCTCGAAGATCCACTGGACGACACCGGAATGGTTCAGCAGCAGCTCGAGCAGTTCTCGACGATCGGACGGTGCGAGTACGAAAAGACCTGCGCCTTGCTCATCCAACTGTTCGACCAAACCGCCGGTCGCTACCAGGAAATCCTCTCCTCACCTCCGACCTCCGCCACCCACCATCTGGACATCCAAACGTGCGAGGGACAGCTCACCTGGCTCGTGTACATCATCGGTGCCGCCATCAGCGGACGCATTTCCTACTCGCACGACGATCACGACCTCCTGGACGGCGACATGATCATCCGCGTGCTCCAGCTGATGACCCTGACCGATTCGCGCCTCCCCGCTTGCGGCTGCGAAAAGCTCGAATTCGCCATCATGTGCTTCCTCGAGCAGGTCCGCAAGGTGTACATCAACGAGCACCTGCAGAAGCTCAAGATGTTCAAGCGGCTGTCGGAGGTGCTGGGCGTGAACGACGAGACGACGCTGCTGACCGTCATCAGCAGGAAGATCATCACCAACCTCAAGTACTTTGGCCACTCGGAGCAGATCATCCGGAAGACGCTGACGCTGCTGAACGATCTGACGCTGACGTTCAGCTCGATCCGGCGCCTGATCAAGCTCGACGAGATACAGTTTATGCTGAACAATCACACG cGCGAGCACTTTTCCTTCCTCGGAACGGGCGCCGTCAGTGCGTCCCGCTGCCGCAGCATGTTCTACACCTGTCTGGGCCGGCTGCTGATGGTGGACCTGTCCGAGGACGTCGAGCGGTTCAACACGTTCATGATGCCGCTGACGAACACGATCGAGAACATGGTCATGATGAGCTTCCCGAGCGAGGAAGCCCGCAAGGAGCTGATCGGGCTGTCGCGCGATCTGCGCGGGTTGACGCACGCGTTCAACGCGAAGAACCCGTACATGATGCTGTTCGATTGGTT CTATCCCGACTATTCGCCCCTGTTGATTCGTGCCATCGAGCTGTGGGCACACGATCCGGCCGTCACTACGCCGGTGTTGAAGCTGTTTGCTGAGCTGGTGTACAACCGATCGCAGCGGTTGCAGTTTGACGTGTCTAGCCCGAACGGAATTCTCTTATTCCGGGAGACGTCTAAGCTGATTTGCTGCTACG GTGAGCGAATCCTGTCGCTGGAGGTGCCCAAAGAGCAGATCTACCCGATGAAGCTGAAGGGGTACGCAGTGTGCTTCCAGATGCTGAAGGCGATTCTCAGCGGCAACTACGTGAACTTTGGGGTGTTCAAACTGTACGGGGACGACGCGCTGGACAACGTGCTGAACATGACCGCCAAGCTGATCCTGTCGATCGCGCACGACGACATTCTG GTTTACCCCAAACTGTCCCAGGCGTACTACATTCTGATCGAGTGCCTCGCTCAGGACCACATCACCTACCTGTCCACGCTGGAACCGCCCGTGTTTCTGTACATCCTCGAGAGTATATCCAAGGGATTGAATGCGTTAG ACGTACTCGTCGGTTCCGGTTGCTGCGCAACGTTGGACTACATCGTGACGTACATTTTCAAGCAGTTGCAGCTAAAAG AAAAGCACATGCTGCTGGTGACGACATTCCCGAACAAAAAGGTGCGCCAGAGCGTCCTGCCGGAGAACAACGTGTTCCTGAAGGTGATGGAGCTGCACCCGGAGATCCTGCAGAACCTGCTGTCGACGCTGCTCAACATCGTCATGTACGACGACTGCAAGAACCAGTGGTCGATGTCGCGGCCGCTGCTGGTGCTGCTCCTGCTGTACGAGGACTACTTTAG ACAACTCCGCGAAAACATCATCCACTCGCAGTCGCTCGAGAAGCAGCAGTCGATGGCCTGCCTGTTTGACGCGCTCATGGACGGCATCGAGCGGAATCTGCACATTCGAAATCGGGACAG ATTCACCCAGAACCTGTCGGCGTTCCGGCGCGATCTCAACGATTCCCTCAAGTCGGCAAACAACCTGGCCAACAGTTCGTCGGTGAACGAAATG CTCACTGTTTACTATTGA